The Romeriopsis navalis LEGE 11480 genome segment ATCCAAAAGTTCCAATTAGATAAACAATATAGAAACTAAATTTATCTTATAACAAACTATTAATCAAAACTCAATGATTCACGGAATTTTAACGACCCTAGCGATTTTTCTTATTCCCCTTAAAGCAAAGAAAATAGCCGAATCAAGCCACGTCATCCTCTGAGATTTCCTGGCCCAAAATAGGTTCAGATTGATCCAAAATAAACAGCTTTTGGGGAGATAAAGAAAACATGACTTAAATACGGCAGAAATTCCTCCATTCCGATAGGAGAAATATATAATATCAGTCAGATTTTTAAATAGTTTTGGCTGATCATAGCCTAGCCATAATAGTGGCTTAGCATCCCAAGGGTCAAATTCAATAAACTTTTTAGAAAAATCCCAGCTGGGCCTCAAAAATTTATAGCCTCTTTCATTCAACATACAAGCAGCAAAGCTAAATGTACTATTACTAGTGCAGACTATATCGCACTTACTCATCATAAAAAAGTCAATATAAAAATCCAGATCAATTCCCACAAATTCTTGTGGAATATCCACATTCAGATTATTCAATGTGATCGGAGAAAAGCAGTCAAATTCGGCAATTATTCCATCGAGGTTGTCGCTACAAAGAAATAAAATTGGGTCTTCTAATTCACTCCATACTTTTTCAAGCCATTGACGATACCATTTTGTAGGAAATATTAATCCACAACCCCATAATGGTTCATTAACATAATCACCCTGCCTAATATGAATTCCAACAATTGTTTTACCCTTAGGGAAAGCATGTTTAAAACTCGATTCCAAAGGCGCTTTTAGAGCCTCGACTGGCTGAAATAGAGAATAGAAGTATTCTTTATATGGTTTAAATACTTGGGTGTGAAATTGAAAATGGCCAAAAATATCAACATTTTTCAAATCTGACTGCATTGCCAGTTGATCAATCCGAATACTTTTATGGCCTGACTTTTTCTCCAAGTAATACACAAAATTTGGAAATTTATCAAATAGCAAATCACAACCATCATTTTTCTCAATTGCGGGTGCTAGACAACTAGAGAGCGGATGATCCTTATGTCCGAAGATTTTCTGTCCGATCCAAGTAGGGCATTCAATTTTTGAGTTACTGTTTTTAGCACATATTCTTAAAAATGCATATTGAAAAATCTGATTTCCAAATCGCCCAAAAGCACCAAGATAAGACATGCTTAGAATCGATTCATCATAATTTTCTTCTGGATTATTTGAAATAGAATTAGGCATCTTACTTCTGATTGTTCAAAAAACTATACCTATTAAACAAACAAAAATGTACGGTTACGTTTGTTGCCAAACATTAACAATTTTCGTTGTGATATTTCCAACATATTTAAGAATCTATTGCCTGAAATTCAATCGGCAGTCTGCTCAAGCCGCGAAGCGTGATACTCTCTCGCCAGTCAAGCTGATTGGCATTGAATGAAAATCGATGCAAACGCCTCACTAGAGTTTGAATTGCCAGCTGTCCCTGCATCCTTGCCAATGCAGCTCCAAGACAATAATGCATTCCACCACCAAACGGCAGATTCGTATGCTGACGATCCCAATCAAGTTGATCCGGATGCGCAAATTGTGCTGGATCACGATTAGCAGCACCTAGACAGACGATTACTTTATCGCCCGATCGAATCGTCTTATCACCTATTTCTACATCTTCAGCTGCTAAACGTGCTAAAACCTGAACTGGACTGTCATAGCGCAGCAATTCTTCAACCACAGGCTTAATCTGATTCGGATTGTCTCTGACAAAGTTGATCGACTCAGGATGTTGCAGTAGCGCCAAGATGCCGTTCCCAATCAGACTTTTGGTTGTTTCTTGTCCAACGATGAATAGCATGATACAAAAACCTAAAATTTCATCATGGCTCAATTTTTTGCCCTGGTCGCGAGCCGCAATCAGTTGACTAATCAACCCATCAGTTGGCTGTTCCTCCTGCTTTACAATCAGGTCACTCAGGTATTCTCTTGCCTCGATCGCCATCGCATTTTGCCGCTGGTAACCTTCGATCGACATTGGTTGATCAAAGACAAAAAACAGTTCATGAGACCAGCGGACAAGTTTATGAAAATCTTCCTTGGGGACTCCCAAAATACTGGTAATCGTCATCGCCGGTAAGGGAGCCGCAAAATCACTCATAACATCCATCTCGCCACGATCGATCACCTGATCAATCAAGTCATTTACCAGCACCTGAATGGTTGGCCGCATGGCTTCAATGCTACCGGGAGAAAAGACTTTAGCCACCAAACTCCTGAGTCGATTGTGATCAGGCGTATCCAGAAAAAATAACCACTTCGCAATCGTCTGAGACAATGGATTGAGATCGCCTTGCTTCAAAAATCGATTTTTTTGCTGCAATCGCTCTGGCAAATCATCTACCTGAAATCGCGAATCCTTTAAAATCTGTGCCGCATCAGCATATCGAGTAATTATCCAAGCCTGTAGAAAGCTCCAGTGAATTGGGTCTTCCGCCTGCAGGCGTGCATAGATCGGATAAGGGTCTGAATGAAATTCCGGCGAGAATGGATTAAACTTGACAGTCTCAGTCGTCGTCATCAATAAACTCCCAAATATAGTCGGTATCAACACCGCTTAATCAACAGATTTAAGCAAAAAATCCGGTATCTTCTAAAATTCTGATTAGTTTATCCGCATATTTTTCTTCAGTCATCAGTGAACAATGCTGCATTTCAATCCAGTGTAAAGGCCACCCGGTTGTATGATGAATATCCCACCATACTTGATGATCACAGAGCTGATCATTTGATGCTCCAACAATTTGAATTGGATATCGAGAAAATTTCCCCCACTGACGATCGCCGATACACTCTTTGAGCCTGAGCAGAATTAGCATCTTAGCAAAGGCAAGCCAAGATATCGAAGTAGCTTCAGCAACAAAGCGAACCATGTCTAAGTCTGGTCGACCTGCATAGCACTGGTGATCTCGTCTTTGCGCTTGCCGGGAGCAACTAAAGCCAGTTTTCTGACCGAGAAATATGAGAAATTGCAAAGTTTGCCGCAGCAGCAGCAGCGATTGAGCAATTTTTTGGGGTCTAAAAGTCCATTTCGGGACAACTGCGTAGAGCATTTTGATTGCAAATCTCTGCTGAAATCGATGTAGTATCTGTAACGCGACATTGCCGCCAAAAGAATAACTAATCAAATAATTGGGGGATAGCTGTAGCCTTTGACAAACATATGAAATATCGTCAGCCATTTGTTGCGAATTCAATTTGAGTATATTGCTGCTGTCAGACATGCCATGTCCTCGCAAATCAAGGCAAAGTGTTGAAATGCCTCTTGCTTGAATCTGGGGAACCAGAAACTGCCATACATTAAGATCTACTCCTAATCCATGAATACATACACAAGTAGGTCCCTCAGCATACTTATTAGGGGCTCGATAGAATTGCCCCCTGATGTGGCAATTATCTGGGGTTTTAATATCAATCTCTTCAATTATATGAGTCATATATTTTAGTCAGCCTTGCTAAGTGAGATTGATTACACTGAGATATGGGCAAGATCTAAGACATCTTCAATAATTGCCGCTGCATGCTTCACTCCCCCGGACTGCTGAATTACCGCTTGGGCTTGTCGTGCTTGATCTTTATAGGTGGGGTCTTGCAGAACTTCCTGAATCAGCTTTCTGAGGCGTTTTGCGTTGAGTTGTTTCAAAGCAATAAATTTGCCCGCGCCACTCCGTTCCAGCCGAGCGGCCGCACCAGGTTGATCCAGCACACCCGGAATCGCCACCATTGGCACACCCTGTGCTAACGACTCGAGTATGGTATTCAAGCCAGCATGGGTAATCACTAAACTCGCGCGTTTTAATAATTCAATCTGGGGTGCGTAATCAACCACAAGTGGATTGCCTGGGAGATTCGATAAAGCGACATCACGGCCTTTTCCTCCCAGGGAAATCACCAACTGTATATCTAATCCATCGCAGGCGGCAGCGATACACCGATACACCGATGCTTGATTCGATAACGTACCTGTAGACGCATAAATCAATGGTTTATCAGATAATTGATCAAACGGGAAAGTAACTGGCTTACGGCAAATGTCATTGATGTAAGGACCCGTAAAGTAAAAGTTATGTGGAAGTGAAACTGGAAAATCAAACGCTTTTGGCAGACAAGCCAATGATGCTAAAGGCGACGCTGAATCAGTTAGGGTCGTATAAGGAACCAAATTCCAGTCTCGACGATATCGATTTAATAATCGGAGAATCCGCCGTTGCAAAATATCCAGCCAGGCATATGTCAAGCGATTCCGTATACGTGCCCATAAAGCTAACTGGTAAGGCCACGATGTCATGTAGGGGGGGACTGCACTCGACTGATGACGGGGTATGCCAACACAGATTGTAATAAATGGGATGCCCATATATTCGGCAACCGTACTACCGCCATAGCTGGTTTCTGAAACTAACAATACATCAATCCCCTTGGCTTTAATCACGGCGGGAGCTGCTCGAAGCGCAATGGCAGACCAATGTTGATATGCTGCAAGCGCTATGCGTAATGCCGAGATGCCATTCGATTGGGTGTACGCCTGATGGTCTACAGGTTGGAGCCGCTGCTTGAGCCGATGAAGTTTATGGCGTAAGCGCATGCGTCGACTCGAGGTAATCTTTTGGTCTGGTTGCGGGGCTTGTCGAGGCGACAAAATTGGCACAAAATGGATTCCTGTAGCTTCCACCATCTCACGATGTTGCTCCCAGCCAAGCAAGCTGACTGAGTGACCACGTTGTTTCAATTCATATCCTAAAGCAATCATCGGATTAAGATGCCCGGTAACTGGAGGACAAATAATGCCAAAATGCGTCATAGCAGTTTTCCTAAATCACGATCAAGCGTTATTTGTTGGTCTTTTGCCATAAATATCGCACCAATTCTGTAATATTGGGATACTCCCAGAACAAGGTCGGTTCAAGCTCACAACCTAACCATTCAGCAAGTTCCCCAGTTAAACTCATCGCCACCGACGAATCTAGCCCATAGATTGAAAATGGCTCTTCAAGATCAATATCGTCTGGATCAAGTTGCAAAATTTCGGCCAGTCGATCGATTAACCAATCTTGAATGGAATATTCAGTCACCACGAGCTGATTTGCCGCCGCTCCACCTTGCGAACCATCATTTTCTACTTCATGCGGCAGCGGTATCGAGTCATTTTTTGGGGTTGGGATACTCAGCCTAGATTCACCCACAACATTAAGTTGACCGGCAAGGAATCCGGCTCGACAAGCATAACGCTGAATCTTGCCACTTGAGGTTTTGGGGATACTCGCAGTCTTGAGTAACACAACCGCATGCACCGAAACATCATGTTGCTCGGATACAGCCTGACGGACGGCAGTCACGATTTCATCCAGATTGAGCTGACGGAGATAGGTGCGTTCGACTTCTTGAACAATGACTAGTCGCTCTGCGCCATCAATTTCCACCGAGAAGGCCGCCCCACATTCTGGACGCAAAGCGGGATGGCTTTGCGATACCGTTGCTTCAATATCTTGGGGATAATGATTCCGCCCCCAGAGGATGATCAGATCTTTAATCCGTCCCGTGATAAATAGCTCATCACCATGCAAAAAGCCTAAATCTCCAGTGCGCAGAAATGGCCCTGCTGCCGTATCCGCTAACGCGGCATGAAATGTCGCCTGGGTTTGTTCGGGACGCTGCCAATAGCCTTGAGCGACGCTATCGCCAGCCAGCCAAATTTCCCCCACCTGACCCGATAAACATGGCTTCGAAGTTGCTAGGTCAACGATTTCTAACCGTGTATCGCCCCAACTATGACCACAGCCGACTAAATGTCTGACATTTTCTGGATCTACAGTTTCAACAATGCGGTTTTGTGCCAATTCATCCGCTTGCACCGCACAGTAAACTGGGGTCTGATTAACAGTACCACCAGTAATCATTAGCGTTGCTTCCGCCATGCCATAGCAGGGATAGAAAGATTGCGGTTCAAAACCACAGGTAGCAAACTTCGCCGTAAATGCTTCTAAGGTTTGTCGTCGCACGGGTTCAGCACCGCTGTAAGCACTACTCCATTGGCTCAGATCTAGGGTTTGCTGCTGCTCTGGGGTGATTTTTTGAGTACACAACTCATAGCCGAGGTTGGGGCCACCACTATGAGTTGCCCCATAATGGGCGATGGCTTGGAGCCACCGAATCGGTTTTTGCATAAACGCGGCCGGAGGCATCAAAACTCCAAGAAAGCCTGTATATAAAGGCTGAATAATCCCATCAATCAGCCCCATATCATGAAAGCTCGGCAGCCAAGTGACCGAGACACTGGCGGCGGATAATTCAAATGACTGCTTGATGCATTCCGAGTTATGCAAAATATTGCGATGGTTCACCATGACGCCCTTTGGTGTTCCGGTGGAGCCAGAGGTATATTGCAAAAAAGCTAAGGTATGGGGCTGAATCAGCGGGGGTTGCCATTCGATCGCCGGAGCAGTGGGAAGACGATCGCTAGTGACCCAGTTGAGTGCGGCTAAATCGGCTGCTTCATCAAATCGCGGTGCCATCGTGGCCAGGATATCCGCCGTGGTCAGAACGATCTTCGCTTGGGCATCCGCCACAATTGACTGTAATCGTACGGCGGTTTGATTACGCCGCGGTGGATATGCCGGAACAGCCACAATACCGGCATAAAGGCAAGCAAAAAAAGCGGTAATAAAGTCTAATCCCTGGGGGTACAGTAGCAAGGCCCGCTCACCATAATCCGCCAGCGATTGTAAATGCATCGCTAGAGCACGGGCTTGAGCATCTAATTCGGCATAGGTCAGATGGATCGCTTCCGTTTCACCATCCACCAGAAAGGTATAAGCCGTTTGATCAGGTTGATGCTGTGCCCGCCACTGCAATAGTTCAACTAAGTTCAAAAACTGCGTATCTGGTTTCAACACGTGATGAGCAATCATAGTTCTGATAGATATATCTAAGTCTAGTGGGATCAAACCGAACGTTAGGAGTCATGAAATACGCAAGGTAACCAGATGCTCAGGCATTTGCCTGAACTATGTCTCAGCGATCAAGCGTTGATGAACTTCCACTTCTGAAAGCTCCTCTAATTCATCCAATAACACCACCATCTCTTCATACTCGACATCAGCCGGATTTTCGGTAGTAGAACTCCCAGTTAAGTTCAGATGGGCGGCAAGACCAGCGATCGTCGGAGATTCAAACAACGTGCGGAGTGAGAGCGGCATATTCAGGCTGCTACTCACCCGCGTGACAACTTGCATCGCCTGCAATGAATCACCACCCAAAACAAAGAAATCATCGTCCAGACTGACTTGCTGAACATTCAAAATCTCAGACCAGGCTTGGGCGATCGCTTTTTCAACCGGAGTTTGTGGCGCAATATAAGGTTTGTCCAGAGCGGTTACATCTGATTCAGTATCAATCAGTGCTAGGCGATCGACCTTACCATTCGGCGTCAGGGGTAAAGCGGTTAGTCGCTTGAATCGCGCGGGAATCATGTAATCCGGCAGTTGCTGCTTGAGATAGCAATACAATTCCTCATCAGTCACAGTGGTGCCGGCTAGCGGGACAATATAAGCCACTAATCGCACTTCGCCTTGAGCATTATCGTGCCCTTTAACCGCCACTTCTTTAATGTGCGAATAATTGAGCAATGCGGCTTCAATTTCCGCAACTTCAACACGATAGCCACGCACCTGAACTTGAAAATCCTTACGACCCAAATAGATCAAACAACCATCCGGCAGAAAGTATCCCAAGTCTCCCGTCCGATATCGTCGCCAGCCAGGATTATCTGGATCATTCGAAAAGCCAGATTGCGTAGCATCAGGCCGACGCCAATACCCTAATGCAAGGTAGGGACTGCTAAGCACAATTTCGCCGGGAGAACCAGTCGGCACTGCATCACCCTGCTCATCCAGCAATAACACCTGAATGTCTTCGGTTGGATAGCCTACAGGAACGGCATTACTCTGCAAAGTCGTCGTCGCGTTAATCAAGTATTGACGATAGCCGGATAACTCGGTGCAGCCAAGATTATTCAGCAATACGCAATTTTCAGAGAAATGTTGCCGAAATAGTGTTACATCGGATTGAGCTAGCGGTTCACCCCCCAGATGAATCAGGCGAATATCAGGGAATGTATCATGGTCATTGAAGGTATGAACTAAATGACGGAAGAGCGTTGGCCCTGAGTGATAGATAGTGATTTTTTCATTCGTGAGCCAGGTTGCCAAATCTGTTAACCCACGTTCCCGGAGGCGGTAGGGTAATAACATGGCCCCATTCAGAAGGGCGCGGAAAATATCGTTAGTTCCAGCAATATGACAGTACGACGACAACATTGATAGCCGATCGTTCGCACTAATCTGAAACGCATTTGTACCGCGCCAGATCAGGTGCAGTAAATTACGGTGGCTATGCACCACTCCTTTAGGTTGGCCGGTCGAACCCGAGGTGTACAGGACGCAGGCAATCGTATCCGGGGCAATTGGCCGATCGAGATTCTCACTCGATTGGGTTGCATCAATCGTATCTAAGTCAATAATTGCCTCGCCATGGAATCCTAGTTGCTGTGCTAAGTCAATATGGTAGTGATTTGTGATCAGGCAGGTGGCATCTAGCTCACCTAAAATCATTCGTAGCCGGATCTCGGGATATGAAACAGCGAGGGGCACCCAACCCTTACCGGCTTTGAGTACGCCCAAAATCGCCACTAACATATCCGGACCTGGTTCAAACAGAAGCGGCACAAGTTCCTGTTCGGGCCTGCTGTGTTGCAGAATATGCCGTGCTAAGCGATTCGCGGCTTGATTGAGTGCCGTATAGGTCAACTGGTGATCCCCAACTTTCACCGCAAGGCGATCGCCATGACGCATCACCTGTGATTCAAAGCGATGTGGGATAGATTGCTCAATCGCCGATCGCTCAAATCGCGGTAAACTCAAATCGACTTGAGTTGGGACGATCAAGTTAGATGCCGGTGGCTCTGGCGGAACACATACCGGCGCCGCAACACCAGCTTGAGTTTGAGGATGGCCTATATGAGCATAACGAACATTTTGTTTACCACGTAAACCGCTGGGAATCGTGACTAATTTTACTGCTTGAAATGCTTGATTTAACTGATCAGCCAGCGTTGGAAACTCCAGCTCCTGAGCCAAATTGACCATCGTCTGCCCATAAATCTCCGTAAATCTCAAACGTTCTTCCGCATTGTCGCAATACAGAATGCCATAATCCACATACTCTTCTAATTCATTCGCCAATCGCATCAAAATCAGATTCCGCTTGACTTGATCAAATTCTTTGACCTGTCTGAGCAGCGCGGGAACTGTACCAGACTGACGCCAAGGGAAATCAGTATAGGCCGCAACATAAGACTCCGCAGCCGCTCCCAGGACTGCTTGCAAATGATGCCGCTTCGCCGCAGATATCCCACGTTCTGCGAATTGATCAAATTGGCCATCGATATATGCCGAATGGAGCAATGCTGCCTTAATCAGTTCGGGAGAGACATGTAATGCCGCTAATATACTGCTCATGCCAATGACATGGGCAATAAATGTTTTCCCCGATCCTCGATAAGTGTTCTGAAACAAGCCTTTCGCTAGTTCATATGCCGCAACTATTTCTTCAATTACTTGTGGCGCATATCGATTTTGGCGTAGTTGATTAAACAGTTGAATATTCGTTTGAGCAATAGTCAGATTCATAGGAGTAAGTCTAGAAGTTAGATAACAGGGCTAGTTAAATCTCGATTGAATGGCTCAGACATACCAACAACAACCTGGCGCGGCGGCATAAACGGCTCACGACCATGGGCCGTCAGCATATTGTCAAGCATCAAAACATCGCCGGACTGCCAGTCAAACCTCACGGTTTCTTGCTGATAAGCTGTTTTAATCGCCTCTAAAACCGAGGCTTCAATTTCTGAGCCATCACCGTAATAGCTATTACGCGGTAATTCTTCTGGTTTAAACGCTTCGCGCAGCGCATGATTTAAGTTCGGATCAAGCGATGCAATATTCGTCTGGTAAATATGGTTAAACCACACAGATTCGCCTGTTTTTGGATGTTGGAGAATTGCCGATCGTTGAGTCTGTGTCAGTAAACGATCA includes the following:
- a CDS encoding alpha-1,2-fucosyltransferase — translated: MPNSISNNPEENYDESILSMSYLGAFGRFGNQIFQYAFLRICAKNSNSKIECPTWIGQKIFGHKDHPLSSCLAPAIEKNDGCDLLFDKFPNFVYYLEKKSGHKSIRIDQLAMQSDLKNVDIFGHFQFHTQVFKPYKEYFYSLFQPVEALKAPLESSFKHAFPKGKTIVGIHIRQGDYVNEPLWGCGLIFPTKWYRQWLEKVWSELEDPILFLCSDNLDGIIAEFDCFSPITLNNLNVDIPQEFVGIDLDFYIDFFMMSKCDIVCTSNSTFSFAACMLNERGYKFLRPSWDFSKKFIEFDPWDAKPLLWLGYDQPKLFKNLTDIIYFSYRNGGISAVFKSCFLYLPKSCLFWINLNLFWARKSQRMTWLDSAIFFALRGIRKIARVVKIP
- a CDS encoding cytochrome P450, encoding MTTTETVKFNPFSPEFHSDPYPIYARLQAEDPIHWSFLQAWIITRYADAAQILKDSRFQVDDLPERLQQKNRFLKQGDLNPLSQTIAKWLFFLDTPDHNRLRSLVAKVFSPGSIEAMRPTIQVLVNDLIDQVIDRGEMDVMSDFAAPLPAMTITSILGVPKEDFHKLVRWSHELFFVFDQPMSIEGYQRQNAMAIEAREYLSDLIVKQEEQPTDGLISQLIAARDQGKKLSHDEILGFCIMLFIVGQETTKSLIGNGILALLQHPESINFVRDNPNQIKPVVEELLRYDSPVQVLARLAAEDVEIGDKTIRSGDKVIVCLGAANRDPAQFAHPDQLDWDRQHTNLPFGGGMHYCLGAALARMQGQLAIQTLVRRLHRFSFNANQLDWRESITLRGLSRLPIEFQAIDS
- a CDS encoding alpha/beta hydrolase, with amino-acid sequence MTHIIEEIDIKTPDNCHIRGQFYRAPNKYAEGPTCVCIHGLGVDLNVWQFLVPQIQARGISTLCLDLRGHGMSDSSNILKLNSQQMADDISYVCQRLQLSPNYLISYSFGGNVALQILHRFQQRFAIKMLYAVVPKWTFRPQKIAQSLLLLRQTLQFLIFLGQKTGFSCSRQAQRRDHQCYAGRPDLDMVRFVAEATSISWLAFAKMLILLRLKECIGDRQWGKFSRYPIQIVGASNDQLCDHQVWWDIHHTTGWPLHWIEMQHCSLMTEEKYADKLIRILEDTGFFA
- a CDS encoding glycosyltransferase; its protein translation is MTHFGIICPPVTGHLNPMIALGYELKQRGHSVSLLGWEQHREMVEATGIHFVPILSPRQAPQPDQKITSSRRMRLRHKLHRLKQRLQPVDHQAYTQSNGISALRIALAAYQHWSAIALRAAPAVIKAKGIDVLLVSETSYGGSTVAEYMGIPFITICVGIPRHQSSAVPPYMTSWPYQLALWARIRNRLTYAWLDILQRRILRLLNRYRRDWNLVPYTTLTDSASPLASLACLPKAFDFPVSLPHNFYFTGPYINDICRKPVTFPFDQLSDKPLIYASTGTLSNQASVYRCIAAACDGLDIQLVISLGGKGRDVALSNLPGNPLVVDYAPQIELLKRASLVITHAGLNTILESLAQGVPMVAIPGVLDQPGAAARLERSGAGKFIALKQLNAKRLRKLIQEVLQDPTYKDQARQAQAVIQQSGGVKHAAAIIEDVLDLAHISV
- a CDS encoding AMP-binding protein: MIAHHVLKPDTQFLNLVELLQWRAQHQPDQTAYTFLVDGETEAIHLTYAELDAQARALAMHLQSLADYGERALLLYPQGLDFITAFFACLYAGIVAVPAYPPRRNQTAVRLQSIVADAQAKIVLTTADILATMAPRFDEAADLAALNWVTSDRLPTAPAIEWQPPLIQPHTLAFLQYTSGSTGTPKGVMVNHRNILHNSECIKQSFELSAASVSVTWLPSFHDMGLIDGIIQPLYTGFLGVLMPPAAFMQKPIRWLQAIAHYGATHSGGPNLGYELCTQKITPEQQQTLDLSQWSSAYSGAEPVRRQTLEAFTAKFATCGFEPQSFYPCYGMAEATLMITGGTVNQTPVYCAVQADELAQNRIVETVDPENVRHLVGCGHSWGDTRLEIVDLATSKPCLSGQVGEIWLAGDSVAQGYWQRPEQTQATFHAALADTAAGPFLRTGDLGFLHGDELFITGRIKDLIILWGRNHYPQDIEATVSQSHPALRPECGAAFSVEIDGAERLVIVQEVERTYLRQLNLDEIVTAVRQAVSEQHDVSVHAVVLLKTASIPKTSSGKIQRYACRAGFLAGQLNVVGESRLSIPTPKNDSIPLPHEVENDGSQGGAAANQLVVTEYSIQDWLIDRLAEILQLDPDDIDLEEPFSIYGLDSSVAMSLTGELAEWLGCELEPTLFWEYPNITELVRYLWQKTNK
- a CDS encoding non-ribosomal peptide synthetase, yielding MNLTIAQTNIQLFNQLRQNRYAPQVIEEIVAAYELAKGLFQNTYRGSGKTFIAHVIGMSSILAALHVSPELIKAALLHSAYIDGQFDQFAERGISAAKRHHLQAVLGAAAESYVAAYTDFPWRQSGTVPALLRQVKEFDQVKRNLILMRLANELEEYVDYGILYCDNAEERLRFTEIYGQTMVNLAQELEFPTLADQLNQAFQAVKLVTIPSGLRGKQNVRYAHIGHPQTQAGVAAPVCVPPEPPASNLIVPTQVDLSLPRFERSAIEQSIPHRFESQVMRHGDRLAVKVGDHQLTYTALNQAANRLARHILQHSRPEQELVPLLFEPGPDMLVAILGVLKAGKGWVPLAVSYPEIRLRMILGELDATCLITNHYHIDLAQQLGFHGEAIIDLDTIDATQSSENLDRPIAPDTIACVLYTSGSTGQPKGVVHSHRNLLHLIWRGTNAFQISANDRLSMLSSYCHIAGTNDIFRALLNGAMLLPYRLRERGLTDLATWLTNEKITIYHSGPTLFRHLVHTFNDHDTFPDIRLIHLGGEPLAQSDVTLFRQHFSENCVLLNNLGCTELSGYRQYLINATTTLQSNAVPVGYPTEDIQVLLLDEQGDAVPTGSPGEIVLSSPYLALGYWRRPDATQSGFSNDPDNPGWRRYRTGDLGYFLPDGCLIYLGRKDFQVQVRGYRVEVAEIEAALLNYSHIKEVAVKGHDNAQGEVRLVAYIVPLAGTTVTDEELYCYLKQQLPDYMIPARFKRLTALPLTPNGKVDRLALIDTESDVTALDKPYIAPQTPVEKAIAQAWSEILNVQQVSLDDDFFVLGGDSLQAMQVVTRVSSSLNMPLSLRTLFESPTIAGLAAHLNLTGSSTTENPADVEYEEMVVLLDELEELSEVEVHQRLIAET